The Cucumis melo cultivar AY chromosome 6, USDA_Cmelo_AY_1.0, whole genome shotgun sequence genome includes a region encoding these proteins:
- the LOC127149681 gene encoding villin-5-like isoform X1, translated as MFIYIFLPFSIIFFPCQVASSLNSSYSYILNSSSNVFTWSGSLTNSDNQELVERLLDLIKQPNVQSRSQKEGSESEQFWNLLGGKSEYPSQKISRDAESDPHLFSCTFSRGSYH; from the exons atgtttatatatattttcttacctttctctattatttttttcccttGTCAGGTTGCATCGTCTTTGAATTCCTCCTACTCCTACATATTGAACAGTAGCTCCAATGTCTTTACATGGTCTGGAAGCCTTACAAACTCAGATAATCAAGAACTTGTTGAGCGGTTGTTGGATTTGATAAAG CAGCCCAATGTGCAATCTAGATCACAAAAGGAAGGCTCAGAATCTGAACAATTTTGGAATTTGCTGGGAGGCAAATCTGAATATCCTAGCCAAAAAATCAGTCGAGATGCTGAGAGTGATCCTCACCTATTTTCTTGTACTTTCTCAAGAG ggagttatcactaa
- the LOC127149681 gene encoding villin-5-like isoform X2, producing MFIYIFLPFSIIFFPCQVASSLNSSYSYILNSSSNVFTWSGSLTNSDNQELVERLLDLIKPNVQSRSQKEGSESEQFWNLLGGKSEYPSQKISRDAESDPHLFSCTFSRGSYH from the exons atgtttatatatattttcttacctttctctattatttttttcccttGTCAGGTTGCATCGTCTTTGAATTCCTCCTACTCCTACATATTGAACAGTAGCTCCAATGTCTTTACATGGTCTGGAAGCCTTACAAACTCAGATAATCAAGAACTTGTTGAGCGGTTGTTGGATTTGATAAAG CCCAATGTGCAATCTAGATCACAAAAGGAAGGCTCAGAATCTGAACAATTTTGGAATTTGCTGGGAGGCAAATCTGAATATCCTAGCCAAAAAATCAGTCGAGATGCTGAGAGTGATCCTCACCTATTTTCTTGTACTTTCTCAAGAG ggagttatcactaa
- the LOC127149680 gene encoding phosphatidylinositol 4-phosphate 5-kinase 6-like → MQVLLRMLPAYYKHVRSFENTLVTKFYGLHCVRLTGTSQKKVRFVIMGNLFCSEYTIHRRFDLKGSSHGRITDKPEAEIDGTTTLKDLDLNYIFRLQKIWFQEFCRYKLLTFFLTSCLLFTFVHDKNLYLTPLLPDE, encoded by the exons ATGCAGGTTCTCTTGAGGATGCTTCCAGCCTACTATAAGCACGTTCGGTCCTTTGAAAATACCCTCGTCACCAAATTTTATGGTCTTCATTGTGTGAGATTAACTGGGACTTCACAAAAGAAG GTGCGATTTGTCATAATGGGAAATCTATTTTGTTCCGAGTACACAATCCACAGGCGTTTTGACTTGAAAGGTTCTTCCCACGGCCGTATAACTGATAAACCAGAGGCAGAAATCGATGGAACGACAACCCTTAAAGATCTTGACCTTAATTATATATTCCGGTTGCAGAAGATTTGGTTCCAAGAATTTTGTAGGTATAAGTTATTAACATTTTTCCTTACCAGTTGTTTGTTATTCACTTTTGTTCATGATAAAAATTTGTATCTCACTCCTTTGCTCCCTGATGAATGA